Proteins encoded together in one Desulfosporosinus meridiei DSM 13257 window:
- a CDS encoding GNAT family N-acetyltransferase — protein MEINIRNVHVETLANLNLQEITEIWNRCWLGYYYNMSYSREHMKVWLELSRVSLEYSTAIYHDRRVVGFTLLAIDKNEGWIAGACIDPAYRNNGLFKILLGSQLNLAKSIFLKKIYLEVLEQNYARKAYQAIGFVNTRQLNVYRTLNIKECKNEILRIPPVFSTTLDEYFINRSHSFFSPAWQRRERYLRRYSTYKAFLNDSETAGALLSCDKSGLLLDVWSSNLAGAKEILSAILHRTDSVLSLINQPNDWISTALSLYGINPTANQYEMCLELS, from the coding sequence TTGGAGATAAATATTAGAAATGTACATGTTGAAACACTTGCCAATCTTAACTTGCAGGAGATTACTGAAATATGGAATCGATGTTGGCTTGGTTATTATTATAATATGTCATATTCAAGAGAACATATGAAAGTTTGGCTTGAGTTAAGTCGAGTTTCTTTGGAATATTCCACAGCCATTTACCACGACAGGCGTGTTGTAGGATTTACTTTGCTTGCCATTGATAAAAATGAGGGATGGATTGCTGGGGCATGTATTGACCCTGCATACCGTAATAATGGTCTTTTTAAAATACTACTGGGATCACAATTAAATTTGGCAAAAAGTATCTTTCTGAAAAAAATCTACTTGGAAGTATTAGAACAGAATTATGCACGTAAAGCTTATCAAGCGATAGGTTTTGTCAATACCCGCCAACTTAATGTCTATCGTACCCTGAATATTAAGGAGTGTAAAAATGAAATTCTTAGGATTCCTCCGGTGTTCTCAACTACACTAGATGAGTATTTTATTAATCGCAGTCACTCTTTTTTCAGCCCTGCTTGGCAGAGAAGAGAAAGGTATCTAAGACGTTATAGCACTTATAAGGCATTTCTAAATGATTCTGAAACTGCTGGTGCCTTACTTAGCTGTGATAAGTCTGGATTATTGCTTGATGTATGGAGTTCTAACTTAGCTGGAGCAAAGGAAATTCTCTCGGCGATCCTACATCGCACCGATTCTGTCTTGTCGCTTATCAATCAACCTAATGATTGGATTTCTACGGCTCTTAGCTTGTATGGGATAAACCCAACTGCAAACCAATATGAAATGTGTCTTGAATTGTCATAA
- a CDS encoding LysR family transcriptional regulator encodes MEQHLLVFKEVAETRNITLAAKKLHMSQPSISLQIQNLENQYGARFFDRTNKGVTLTKEGKIFYAHVRSVLDILSNAKEQISALAKDQRGLIYLGSTLTIGEYILPNILAFLFKTHPDVDFKVKIANTESISQDVLEKKIHIGLIEGPVPQHKDLNVENFWEDELVVVVSNFHPWASRKSITLAELPNERLVTREDGSGTRKVMEMALQERGMDPDQLNVSMELGSTQAIKQLVSAGLGITIISSLTVSREADQKLFKTLKIQDAPIYRPLSILTNARTSQTKDERILINLLHDHRLLSDVLSRDYNEIVDME; translated from the coding sequence ATGGAACAACACCTTCTTGTCTTCAAAGAGGTGGCAGAAACTAGAAACATAACTTTAGCTGCGAAAAAGCTGCATATGAGTCAACCAAGTATTAGTTTACAGATTCAAAATTTAGAGAATCAATATGGTGCGCGCTTTTTTGATCGTACTAATAAAGGTGTAACTCTAACTAAAGAGGGAAAAATCTTTTATGCACATGTACGTAGTGTGTTGGATATTTTATCCAATGCTAAAGAGCAAATTAGCGCTCTTGCTAAGGATCAACGGGGATTGATTTATCTCGGATCGACTTTAACAATTGGCGAGTATATTCTTCCCAATATTTTAGCCTTTCTATTTAAAACCCACCCTGATGTAGATTTTAAGGTGAAGATAGCCAATACAGAGTCAATTTCACAAGATGTTCTTGAAAAGAAGATACATATCGGTTTAATTGAGGGGCCGGTTCCACAGCACAAGGATTTAAATGTCGAAAACTTTTGGGAAGACGAATTGGTTGTAGTAGTATCAAATTTTCATCCTTGGGCATCACGGAAAAGCATTACTCTTGCTGAACTCCCCAATGAACGCTTAGTGACAAGAGAGGATGGTTCAGGAACACGAAAGGTAATGGAGATGGCACTCCAAGAGAGGGGAATGGATCCAGATCAATTAAACGTCTCAATGGAGTTGGGCAGTACACAAGCGATTAAACAATTGGTTTCAGCGGGTCTAGGAATTACTATAATATCTTCCTTAACAGTTAGCCGTGAAGCGGATCAAAAACTATTCAAAACTTTAAAGATTCAAGATGCCCCTATTTATCGACCTCTAAGTATTCTTACAAATGCTAGGACTTCGCAAACAAAAGATGAACGTATTTTGATAAACCTGCTTCATGATCACAGGTTACTTTCAGATGTTTTAAGCAGAGATTATAATGAAATAGTCGATATGGAATAG
- a CDS encoding DnaJ C-terminal domain-containing protein, whose translation MDFKDYYVSLGVSPDADEKTIKKAYQKLAKKYHPDVNPGDKGAEEKFKEATEAYQAISDPEKRRKYDELRQDYQQWKARGGRGDYNWDRWQSNPSGGSGGYTYTMSPEDIADLFGGTGRTGGFSFGGEGYSDFFSTLFGGIGGAGRGFGGGGTVGRPRPGQDLEVEVQVTLEESYAGTTRVVKTGDKQIEAKIPKGVRTGSKVRLSGQGGAGISGGPAGNLYLIIIVSPHSSFVREGDNLRTEIPVDFYRAITGGEVSIRTFDGEVLLKVPPLSQSGKKFRLKGKGMPNLEKSTQHGDLFVEVTIKLPDNMSDPELSALRELAANRGIK comes from the coding sequence ATGGATTTTAAAGATTACTATGTCAGCTTAGGAGTTTCGCCTGATGCCGACGAAAAGACAATAAAAAAAGCCTATCAGAAATTAGCTAAAAAATATCACCCTGATGTTAATCCAGGCGATAAGGGTGCCGAAGAGAAATTTAAAGAGGCAACAGAAGCCTATCAAGCAATCAGTGATCCTGAAAAACGACGTAAGTACGATGAACTCCGTCAAGACTACCAACAATGGAAAGCTCGGGGAGGAAGAGGGGACTATAATTGGGATCGTTGGCAGTCCAACCCTAGTGGTGGGAGTGGAGGATATACCTACACTATGTCTCCGGAAGATATTGCAGATCTATTTGGTGGTACAGGTAGAACCGGAGGATTCAGTTTTGGCGGGGAAGGTTATTCAGATTTCTTTTCTACGCTTTTCGGGGGAATTGGAGGAGCAGGACGGGGGTTTGGCGGAGGTGGAACTGTTGGGCGTCCTCGACCAGGTCAGGATCTAGAAGTGGAGGTTCAAGTAACCCTCGAAGAATCTTATGCCGGAACTACAAGAGTCGTTAAAACTGGAGATAAACAAATCGAGGCCAAGATTCCAAAGGGTGTGCGAACAGGTTCGAAAGTAAGACTATCAGGTCAAGGTGGAGCTGGCATATCTGGCGGACCGGCAGGTAATCTATATCTAATCATAATCGTTAGCCCTCATTCGAGTTTTGTTCGAGAAGGGGATAACTTAAGGACTGAAATTCCAGTTGATTTCTATAGAGCTATTACCGGCGGTGAAGTAAGTATCCGAACATTCGATGGGGAAGTCTTGCTAAAAGTTCCTCCCCTTTCTCAAAGTGGAAAGAAATTTCGCTTAAAAGGTAAAGGAATGCCTAATTTAGAAAAGTCCACTCAGCACGGAGATCTCTTTGTCGAAGTTACAATTAAATTACCTGATAATATGAGTGATCCAGAGCTTTCAGCCCTTCGTGAATTGGCGGCAAATCGAGGTATAAAGTAA
- a CDS encoding flavodoxin family protein, which yields MALSVLGIACSPRRNGNTTRLLLESIKDAHTEGHQAELIYLTDLKINPCQGCGACSTKGICVIRDDILILQDKLVNCNRLIIAAPIYFMGINSQTKTMIDRMQTFWARKYLLNQTLVKPAGPERRGLFISTAGTMLPNVFECAERSIKTFFHMLDIQYSKACLYSGIDQAGDIEKSPEAFLEVHRATRSLLIS from the coding sequence ATGGCTTTATCAGTTTTAGGGATAGCCTGTAGTCCGCGGAGAAACGGCAATACGACCAGATTACTATTAGAAAGCATAAAAGATGCTCACACTGAGGGACATCAAGCAGAGTTGATTTATCTGACAGATCTTAAGATTAACCCTTGCCAAGGATGCGGAGCTTGCTCTACAAAAGGAATTTGTGTAATACGTGATGATATCTTAATACTCCAAGACAAGTTGGTAAACTGCAATCGCTTAATTATTGCTGCTCCGATATATTTTATGGGGATTAACTCTCAAACAAAAACTATGATAGATCGAATGCAAACCTTCTGGGCTCGTAAATATCTTCTCAATCAAACATTGGTTAAGCCGGCAGGACCTGAGCGAAGGGGTTTGTTTATTTCTACAGCAGGAACAATGTTGCCCAATGTTTTTGAATGTGCAGAGCGTTCTATAAAGACTTTTTTTCATATGTTGGATATTCAATACTCTAAGGCATGCTTATATAGTGGGATTGATCAGGCTGGAGATATTGAAAAATCCCCTGAGGCATTCCTAGAAGTACATAGAGCCACTCGATCGTTACTGATATCCTAA
- a CDS encoding diacylglycerol/lipid kinase family protein — MHKSSRWFAIVNPHSANGKTRKRWPHYLKRLRDEGYLIDYTYTTGPGEGTRITRNLLNDGYTHIISVGGDGTMNEVVNGFFSDNLLINPQAELAVFSHGTGCDFIRTLQIPKGIEGFIQILKRGNKRQVDVGEVLFYDNYGKQLQRYFLNVADVGLGGETVARVNQQSKLLGGKLSFLIGSVISIFKYRNKMMSCEIDGKVICSGRLNSIMVANGRYIGGGMMIAPHAELDDALFDVVVLGDFSTWTILRNIPKIYRGTHLKIPGVGVYRGQSVVVSSDQRILLDLDGEQPGHGPIQFRLMPSILCLWGY, encoded by the coding sequence ATGCATAAAAGTAGCCGATGGTTCGCTATTGTTAATCCGCATTCCGCGAACGGCAAAACTCGGAAACGATGGCCCCACTATCTTAAACGTCTGCGTGATGAAGGATATCTTATTGATTATACTTATACGACTGGACCGGGTGAGGGTACCCGTATCACCCGAAATCTCTTGAATGACGGGTATACACATATTATCTCTGTGGGAGGAGACGGAACCATGAATGAGGTGGTCAACGGTTTCTTCTCAGATAATCTGCTTATTAATCCACAGGCTGAACTGGCTGTTTTTTCACATGGCACCGGCTGTGACTTTATTCGCACATTACAAATTCCTAAAGGGATTGAGGGTTTTATTCAAATCTTAAAACGAGGCAATAAGCGTCAAGTAGATGTTGGGGAAGTACTCTTTTACGATAACTACGGAAAGCAGCTTCAAAGATATTTTCTCAATGTTGCTGATGTTGGTTTAGGTGGGGAAACCGTCGCACGAGTTAACCAACAAAGTAAACTCCTTGGAGGGAAGCTCTCCTTTCTAATCGGTTCAGTTATAAGCATTTTTAAGTATCGCAATAAGATGATGAGCTGCGAAATTGATGGGAAAGTCATATGCAGTGGTCGTCTTAATAGTATTATGGTTGCAAACGGTCGTTATATCGGCGGTGGGATGATGATCGCGCCACATGCTGAGTTAGATGATGCTCTATTCGATGTTGTGGTTTTAGGTGATTTCTCAACTTGGACAATATTAAGAAATATTCCTAAGATATATCGAGGAACCCATCTAAAAATCCCTGGAGTTGGGGTATATAGAGGTCAATCCGTGGTAGTATCATCTGATCAAAGGATTTTGCTTGATCTGGATGGAGAGCAGCCCGGACATGGTCCGATCCAGTTTAGACTGATGCCAAGTATACTATGTTTATGGGGATATTAA
- a CDS encoding response regulator, with amino-acid sequence MKRISVLIVDDISDTRNSIRRLLQFKNDIEVLGDVGSGSEAILFTEAKRPDIILMDINMPEMDGIRTTELLAQRVPDCSVIIMSVQSEQAYLISAMKAGARDYIVKPFTGDELSNMIVKIYEMDLHKQRSGTTNSFSL; translated from the coding sequence GTGAAACGCATCAGTGTATTGATTGTCGATGATATCAGTGACACCCGGAACAGTATCCGGCGGTTGCTTCAGTTTAAAAACGATATTGAGGTATTAGGTGATGTTGGATCAGGATCTGAAGCGATATTGTTTACTGAGGCCAAAAGACCGGATATTATCTTGATGGACATAAATATGCCAGAAATGGATGGAATACGTACCACTGAACTTCTTGCCCAACGTGTGCCGGATTGCTCAGTTATTATCATGTCAGTTCAAAGTGAACAGGCATACTTAATAAGTGCAATGAAGGCTGGTGCTCGAGATTATATCGTTAAGCCTTTTACTGGGGATGAGTTGTCAAACATGATTGTTAAAATCTATGAAATGGATTTACATAAACAACGTTCTGGTACTACAAATAGCTTCTCGCTATAG
- a CDS encoding zinc-ribbon domain containing protein, with translation MFSDKVLVCKECGREFEFTASEQEFYAEKGFTNEPGRCPECRAARKQNRNNGGGYSRQPREMFSAICATCGKETTVPFQPSGDRPVYCRDCYQPRSRNNW, from the coding sequence ATGTTTAGTGACAAAGTTTTGGTATGTAAAGAATGTGGTCGTGAATTTGAGTTTACAGCCTCAGAGCAGGAATTCTACGCAGAAAAGGGGTTCACTAATGAGCCAGGTCGCTGCCCAGAATGCCGTGCTGCCAGAAAACAAAATAGAAATAATGGCGGCGGATATTCTCGTCAACCTCGTGAAATGTTTTCAGCAATTTGTGCTACCTGCGGAAAAGAAACCACAGTCCCTTTTCAGCCCTCTGGCGATAGGCCTGTTTATTGCAGAGACTGCTACCAACCAAGATCACGAAACAACTGGTAA
- a CDS encoding nitrilase-related carbon-nitrogen hydrolase, with translation MKDDCRIGLVQMESIVGETGLNFNNIIHLAENAQKQEVSLLCFPECALNGYSPNHASEIANSLESTWIKHLRECSMDLGLTLLVGMVEQKSKEHKPYISHVILTPGEEPKVYRKVHLGRSELEFFSPGDNFPVFTAHGTSFAVGICWDWHFPETAAIYSLKGAEVLFAPHASPLVAGDRKEIWMRYLGARAYDNSVYIGACNLVGNNGKSKNFSGGAIIVGPKGDLFEKAQIGEDGILAATLSAERINHIRRPERTSMRDSFFLADRRKELYRELIELDIIDR, from the coding sequence ATGAAAGATGATTGCCGAATCGGACTCGTTCAGATGGAATCAATAGTGGGGGAGACTGGACTGAACTTTAATAATATCATTCATTTAGCTGAAAATGCTCAAAAGCAGGAGGTCTCCTTGCTATGCTTTCCGGAATGTGCCCTAAATGGGTATTCTCCTAATCATGCTTCAGAAATAGCAAACTCCCTGGAAAGTACGTGGATTAAGCATCTAAGAGAGTGCTCAATGGACCTGGGACTGACCCTTCTAGTTGGTATGGTTGAGCAGAAGTCAAAGGAGCATAAGCCTTATATATCCCATGTTATCTTGACACCTGGTGAGGAACCTAAGGTATATCGTAAAGTCCATTTAGGACGTAGTGAGTTAGAATTCTTTTCACCCGGAGATAATTTCCCGGTTTTTACGGCTCATGGTACTTCGTTTGCAGTTGGGATATGTTGGGATTGGCATTTCCCTGAAACAGCTGCAATTTATTCTCTCAAAGGAGCTGAGGTACTATTTGCACCTCATGCTTCACCATTAGTAGCAGGAGACCGTAAAGAGATCTGGATGAGATACCTTGGTGCTAGAGCCTATGATAATTCTGTCTATATAGGTGCCTGTAATTTAGTCGGGAATAACGGAAAATCCAAAAATTTTAGTGGCGGGGCAATTATTGTTGGGCCCAAAGGTGACTTGTTTGAGAAAGCACAAATTGGGGAGGACGGAATCCTTGCAGCTACCCTATCAGCAGAGAGGATCAATCATATCCGTCGTCCGGAGCGAACATCTATGAGAGATAGCTTCTTTCTTGCTGATCGAAGAAAAGAACTATATCGTGAGCTCATCGAATTAGACATCATAGACAGATAA
- a CDS encoding phospho-sugar mutase — protein sequence MSIQDRYRLWSENSYFDEETRLELKNIIDPQEIEERFYTDLEFGTGGLRGIIGAGTNRMNKYVIRKVTQGLAECVCDQGEEGMKRGVVIAYDSRRFSPEFALEAALVLARNGIKVYLFEALRPTPELSFAVRYLQALAGIVVTASHNPKSYNGYKVYWEDGGQVPPAKADQILARINARESWLGIETLSVEEAKQLGLLQIIGQDIDEPYLARVHELVLYPELDKQKGKDLKIVYTPLHGAGNMLVRKALAELGFSSVTVVAEQEHPDPNFTTVPYPNPEIPATFELARKYGNNLEADLLLATDPDADRLGVALRTPEGDYVQLTGNQIGIILTYYILSQKKALGILPDNAAIIKTVASTDLADQVAQYFNVRAENVLTGFKFIAEKEKEMEEGGWGSFQFGFEESYGYLAGDFVRDKDAIIASVILAEAALYYQQVEKRNFFAVLDSIYQQFGYYLEDQESLTFEGKRGKEEIALIMDSFRNLDIHEMCGILIGRVDDYEQRMGKDLRTGENYSLKLPRSNVLRYSFAEGGFVMVRPSGTEPKIKFYFSVKGATLEEAEDLLHGVKEDVMFRIAKIRAGEL from the coding sequence GTGAGCATTCAAGATCGATATCGCTTATGGTCGGAAAATTCCTACTTTGATGAAGAGACAAGATTAGAGCTCAAAAACATTATCGATCCACAAGAAATTGAGGAGCGTTTTTATACGGATTTAGAATTCGGAACGGGTGGGCTAAGAGGAATTATTGGTGCGGGCACAAATCGGATGAATAAATATGTCATCCGAAAGGTAACTCAAGGTTTAGCAGAGTGTGTTTGTGATCAAGGGGAAGAGGGCATGAAGCGTGGAGTCGTTATTGCCTATGATTCGCGGAGGTTCTCACCTGAATTCGCACTCGAAGCAGCCTTAGTGCTGGCACGTAATGGAATCAAAGTATATCTGTTTGAGGCACTTCGTCCCACACCAGAGTTATCGTTTGCTGTACGTTATTTACAGGCCTTAGCAGGGATTGTAGTTACTGCAAGTCACAATCCAAAATCCTATAATGGCTATAAAGTATATTGGGAAGATGGTGGTCAGGTACCACCGGCGAAAGCAGATCAAATTCTTGCTCGTATTAACGCTCGTGAGAGCTGGCTTGGTATTGAGACTCTTTCAGTTGAAGAAGCTAAACAGCTCGGTTTACTGCAAATAATCGGTCAGGATATTGATGAGCCTTATCTTGCCCGGGTTCATGAGCTGGTACTATATCCTGAACTTGACAAACAAAAAGGTAAAGACCTTAAAATTGTTTATACCCCTCTGCATGGAGCAGGAAATATGCTCGTTCGAAAGGCACTAGCTGAACTTGGTTTTAGTTCAGTCACTGTTGTAGCAGAACAAGAACATCCCGACCCTAACTTCACGACAGTTCCCTATCCCAACCCTGAAATTCCAGCAACTTTTGAACTTGCCCGAAAATATGGTAATAATCTTGAGGCAGATTTATTACTGGCAACTGACCCTGATGCTGATCGTTTAGGAGTTGCTTTACGCACTCCTGAAGGGGACTATGTGCAGCTGACCGGAAATCAAATCGGAATTATTCTAACTTATTATATTTTATCTCAGAAGAAAGCCTTAGGAATTCTACCAGACAATGCAGCAATCATCAAAACAGTCGCTTCAACAGACTTGGCTGATCAAGTTGCGCAATATTTTAATGTTCGCGCAGAGAATGTGCTGACTGGGTTTAAATTCATTGCTGAAAAAGAAAAGGAAATGGAGGAAGGAGGCTGGGGTTCCTTCCAATTTGGCTTTGAAGAGAGTTATGGATATTTAGCTGGGGACTTTGTTAGAGATAAAGACGCAATTATAGCTTCGGTTATCTTAGCTGAAGCGGCACTTTATTATCAACAGGTAGAGAAACGTAATTTCTTTGCTGTTCTTGATAGTATCTATCAACAATTTGGTTATTATCTAGAGGATCAAGAATCCCTGACTTTCGAAGGTAAACGTGGTAAAGAAGAAATAGCTTTAATAATGGATTCTTTTCGAAACTTGGATATCCACGAAATGTGTGGCATCTTGATTGGAAGAGTAGATGATTATGAACAGAGAATGGGAAAAGACTTAAGAACCGGTGAAAACTATTCTCTTAAACTTCCGCGTTCCAATGTATTAAGATATTCTTTTGCAGAAGGCGGGTTTGTGATGGTGCGTCCCTCCGGAACGGAGCCAAAAATTAAATTTTACTTCTCCGTGAAAGGAGCTACCTTGGAGGAGGCTGAGGATTTACTTCATGGCGTAAAAGAAGATGTCATGTTTCGAATAGCTAAAATTCGAGCTGGAGAATTATAA
- a CDS encoding M18 family aminopeptidase: MTTSYISKKELVFAQELLDFIEQSPSSFHAVDSIKALLIPEGFQELSLSNKWTLHPGGKYFVTRNNSALLAFIVGSGEPEKHGFRLVAAHTDSPTFRVKPLPEMSVEGKYLKLNVEAYGGPILNTWLDRPLSLAGRIIKRGGSPFTPESILYRSPQPLLVIPNISIHMNRRVNEGLELNKQKDMLPLLAQITEGLQKEGLLINHLAKKLNCLPEDILDFDLFLYEAEKGCLVGLQQEFISSSRLDDLAMIHAGAQAMAKAKQTLPTQVLICFDHEECGSTTRQGAASPLLSHVLERIILAFKKDREAYFRAIEHSFLISADMAHALHPNASEKHDPINHPVLNGGPVIKISANQSYTTDAESSAIFSSLCEAVAVPVQKFVNRSDERGGSTIGPISSTQLDIRAVDIGNPILAMHSVRELGGVKDHLAITKVLSAFYESL; this comes from the coding sequence ATGACAACTTCATATATTAGTAAGAAGGAACTAGTATTTGCGCAAGAACTACTTGACTTTATTGAACAAAGCCCATCATCTTTCCATGCCGTAGACAGCATAAAAGCCCTCCTTATCCCAGAAGGATTTCAGGAATTATCATTATCAAACAAATGGACATTACACCCTGGCGGAAAGTATTTTGTTACTCGCAATAATTCTGCGCTTCTGGCCTTCATTGTGGGCTCGGGAGAACCGGAGAAACATGGTTTTCGTCTCGTTGCAGCTCATACAGATAGCCCTACCTTCCGCGTCAAACCTTTACCCGAGATGTCAGTCGAGGGTAAATATCTAAAATTGAATGTGGAGGCCTATGGTGGCCCGATCCTTAATACTTGGCTTGACCGCCCTCTTTCACTGGCAGGTCGCATAATTAAACGGGGGGGTTCTCCGTTTACGCCTGAAAGCATTCTTTATCGTAGCCCTCAGCCCTTGCTAGTCATCCCAAATATATCGATTCATATGAACCGCAGAGTTAATGAGGGTTTAGAATTAAATAAACAAAAGGATATGCTGCCCTTATTGGCTCAAATCACCGAAGGTTTACAAAAAGAAGGGCTTCTGATTAACCATCTTGCCAAAAAGCTGAACTGTCTGCCAGAAGATATCCTGGACTTTGACCTATTCTTGTATGAAGCAGAAAAAGGGTGTCTTGTAGGACTTCAACAAGAGTTCATATCAAGTTCACGTTTAGATGATTTAGCTATGATCCATGCGGGAGCACAAGCCATGGCCAAGGCAAAACAGACATTACCAACTCAAGTGCTCATCTGCTTTGACCATGAGGAATGTGGAAGCACCACAAGGCAAGGTGCAGCATCACCTCTGCTTTCTCATGTATTAGAACGTATTATACTTGCCTTTAAAAAAGATCGTGAGGCTTACTTTCGTGCCATTGAGCATTCGTTTCTAATTTCTGCTGATATGGCACATGCTCTTCATCCTAATGCCAGCGAAAAGCATGATCCGATTAATCATCCAGTTCTTAACGGCGGTCCGGTTATAAAAATAAGTGCCAATCAAAGTTACACTACTGATGCTGAATCTTCAGCAATTTTTTCTTCCCTCTGCGAAGCTGTAGCAGTTCCCGTTCAGAAATTTGTCAATCGGTCCGATGAACGTGGAGGATCAACCATTGGCCCTATATCTAGTACACAGCTAGATATTCGTGCCGTAGATATTGGAAATCCTATCCTAGCTATGCATTCTGTTCGCGAGCTTGGAGGCGTCAAAGATCACTTAGCAATTACAAAAGTCTTAAGTGCATTCTATGAATCTCTTTAA
- a CDS encoding DegV family protein, protein MRQNSDPKIAIVTDSTSDLNNDMTEELGIEILPLHVVYKDREYLDGLNISPNEVYDNMDVEVPTTSLPSPAEISNLFSRLRDENYTHVLSMHISSGLSGTYETVSQVAREFKEMKIEVMDSKALSMGLGFPVLEAARKLQTSTDFQEIVKIAQSVSGKTKLYFVLSTLEYLKRGGRIGYVSGTIGELLNIKPIISVNSEGKYITYAKVRGRDQSLKKLFDILIESTQAGQYLVAIVHGGAEQEARKLWQKAKELPNIEELFFNQISPVMGVHTGPGLVGVIISPVVVAQS, encoded by the coding sequence ATGCGACAAAACTCAGACCCTAAAATTGCAATTGTCACAGATAGCACAAGCGATCTTAATAATGACATGACAGAGGAACTTGGAATTGAAATTCTTCCATTGCATGTTGTTTATAAAGACCGAGAGTATCTTGATGGGCTAAATATCAGTCCTAATGAGGTATATGATAATATGGATGTTGAAGTTCCCACAACATCTCTACCGTCCCCTGCAGAAATTTCAAATTTGTTTAGCCGACTGAGAGATGAAAACTATACACATGTTCTCTCTATGCATATATCAAGTGGTCTAAGTGGCACTTACGAGACAGTAAGTCAAGTTGCGAGAGAATTTAAAGAAATGAAAATCGAAGTTATGGATTCAAAAGCGCTTTCAATGGGGCTGGGTTTTCCCGTTTTGGAAGCTGCTCGAAAACTTCAGACCTCGACAGACTTTCAAGAAATAGTTAAGATAGCACAAAGCGTTTCCGGCAAAACTAAACTATATTTCGTCTTATCTACATTAGAATATCTTAAACGTGGTGGACGTATAGGATATGTATCCGGTACTATAGGTGAGCTACTCAATATTAAACCAATTATTTCTGTAAATTCAGAAGGCAAATATATTACATATGCTAAAGTTAGAGGGCGGGATCAATCTCTTAAAAAATTATTTGATATTTTGATTGAAAGCACTCAAGCAGGTCAATATCTTGTGGCTATTGTACATGGTGGGGCTGAACAGGAAGCGCGCAAGCTATGGCAGAAAGCCAAAGAACTACCCAATATAGAAGAATTGTTCTTTAACCAGATTAGCCCGGTCATGGGCGTTCATACAGGCCCTGGGCTTGTAGGTGTTATAATTTCTCCAGTTGTCGTAGCTCAGTCATAG